One part of the Paenibacillus silvisoli genome encodes these proteins:
- a CDS encoding DUF488 domain-containing protein translates to MDKQPSVYTIGFAQKPLRTFVELLQQGGVTKLVDIRLNNTSQLAGYAKKDDLAYIMKLVGVTYAHELDLAPTPDIFEDIQKKRIPWNDFEARFLDLLHKRKVEERFGELLGDDTICFLCSEHKPHHCHRRLIAEYLQQNGGQEIGIVHLF, encoded by the coding sequence ATGGATAAACAACCTTCCGTCTACACGATCGGCTTTGCGCAAAAGCCGCTGCGAACGTTCGTCGAGCTGCTGCAGCAGGGCGGGGTCACGAAGCTTGTCGATATCCGGCTGAACAATACGTCCCAGCTCGCCGGCTACGCGAAGAAGGACGATCTCGCTTACATCATGAAGCTGGTCGGCGTAACGTATGCGCATGAGCTGGATTTGGCGCCGACGCCGGATATTTTCGAGGATATCCAGAAGAAACGGATTCCGTGGAACGACTTCGAAGCCCGTTTTCTCGACCTGCTGCATAAACGCAAAGTAGAGGAGCGCTTCGGCGAGCTCCTGGGAGACGATACGATCTGCTTCCTGTGCAGCGAGCATAAGCCTCATCACTGCCACAGACGGCTCATCGCCGAGTACCTGCAGCAGAACGGCGGGCAGGAAATCGGAATTGTGCACTTGTTTTAA
- a CDS encoding DMT family transporter, with the protein MPKQKEMRSALLLLITACIWGFAFVAQREGMTHTGPFTFNAVRFALGGLSLVPLMLVLDRKNSKTARMQTSSSSLAASVAPGLLAGVILFCGASLQQIGLMYTTAGKAAFITGLYIVIVPFLGLFLKQRLQLNSALGAVLAVAGLYLLCMKSDLTLGKGDYYELAGAFFWSLHILVIDKVSRSADVIKLSFVQVLTCSVLSFAVALATETIDLADLSKALIPLLYGGICSVGIAYTLQVVGQKNAQPTQAAIIMSMETVFAVIGGYLILDELLGYRGVAGCFLMLAGMIVPQLPQFKGLTSRSRA; encoded by the coding sequence ATGCCGAAACAGAAGGAAATGCGATCCGCTTTGCTGCTGCTCATTACCGCCTGCATCTGGGGCTTCGCGTTCGTGGCTCAGCGCGAGGGCATGACGCATACAGGCCCATTCACGTTCAACGCGGTCCGATTCGCGTTAGGGGGCTTGTCTTTGGTGCCGCTCATGCTCGTTCTGGATCGCAAAAACAGCAAGACGGCGCGTATGCAGACGTCATCATCCTCGCTGGCCGCCTCGGTCGCTCCGGGCTTATTGGCCGGCGTCATTCTGTTCTGCGGCGCGTCTTTGCAGCAAATCGGACTGATGTACACGACAGCGGGCAAAGCTGCTTTTATTACCGGCCTTTATATTGTGATCGTACCGTTTCTCGGCTTATTCTTGAAGCAGCGGCTGCAGCTGAACAGCGCCCTTGGCGCGGTTTTGGCTGTCGCGGGCTTGTATCTGCTGTGCATGAAGAGCGATTTGACGCTGGGGAAAGGCGATTACTACGAGCTCGCCGGCGCCTTCTTCTGGTCGCTTCATATTCTGGTCATCGATAAGGTGTCGCGCAGCGCCGACGTCATCAAGCTGTCGTTCGTGCAGGTGCTGACTTGTTCGGTGTTAAGCTTCGCCGTCGCGCTTGCAACGGAAACGATCGACCTCGCCGACCTGTCGAAGGCGCTCATTCCGCTGCTCTATGGCGGCATTTGCTCGGTCGGCATCGCCTACACGCTTCAGGTCGTCGGGCAAAAGAACGCTCAGCCTACGCAGGCGGCGATCATTATGAGCATGGAAACGGTATTCGCCGTTATTGGCGGATACTTGATTTTGGACGAGCTGCTGGGTTACCGGGGCGTCGCCGGCTGCTTTTTGATGCTGGCCGGCATGATCGTGCCGCAGCTGCCGCAGTTCAAAGGGTTAACAAGCCGAAGTCGTGCTTAA
- a CDS encoding phosphotransferase family protein, whose amino-acid sequence MTFSTADGISERALKWVTGQVHSEAVVLRARRLHGGVSSLVHEITLQVGSEETSLVLRQFDNAEWTQNEPDLPRHEAASLRRAGQAEGAPTPRVIAFDETGSECGLPAVLMSRLAGAVVLEPADQTAWLAGLAHALARIHAVDADDFPWAYAAYCDASTLDASWSAVHERWQEAAGIVLQGRPPFAKRFIHRDYHPTNVLWSGGEVSGIVDWPNGCIGPAGVDVGHCRVNLAQLHGVQAADEFLTLYQSYAGAAFTYDPYWDLVSLIDYAYWAPEVYPGWTALGMTGLTTELIVERLDRYLLSLLERYAKR is encoded by the coding sequence ATGACTTTCTCCACCGCCGATGGAATATCGGAACGCGCGTTGAAATGGGTGACCGGCCAGGTTCATTCGGAAGCGGTTGTGCTCCGCGCACGCCGGCTTCATGGAGGCGTTTCTTCGCTCGTGCATGAAATTACGCTGCAAGTCGGTTCCGAAGAGACAAGCCTTGTGCTGCGCCAATTCGATAATGCGGAATGGACGCAAAACGAACCCGACCTGCCCCGGCATGAAGCGGCCAGCTTGCGCAGAGCCGGACAGGCCGAGGGCGCGCCGACGCCGCGTGTAATCGCGTTTGACGAAACGGGAAGCGAATGCGGACTGCCGGCCGTCCTCATGTCGCGGCTGGCTGGCGCAGTCGTGCTTGAGCCAGCCGACCAAACGGCCTGGCTGGCCGGCTTGGCGCACGCGCTGGCGCGGATTCACGCCGTGGATGCGGACGATTTTCCGTGGGCGTATGCGGCCTATTGCGACGCCTCGACGTTGGACGCGTCCTGGTCGGCCGTCCACGAACGCTGGCAGGAGGCGGCCGGCATTGTGCTCCAAGGGCGTCCGCCGTTTGCGAAGCGGTTCATCCATCGCGACTATCATCCGACGAACGTGCTGTGGTCGGGCGGCGAAGTGAGCGGCATCGTCGACTGGCCGAACGGCTGTATCGGACCGGCCGGCGTCGATGTCGGCCACTGCCGGGTAAATCTGGCCCAGCTGCATGGCGTGCAGGCGGCGGACGAGTTTTTGACGCTCTATCAGAGCTATGCGGGAGCGGCGTTTACATATGACCCCTACTGGGATCTGGTTTCGCTCATCGACTATGCGTACTGGGCGCCCGAAGTGTATCCGGGGTGGACGGCACTAGGGATGACCGGATTGACGACCGAGCTGATCGTTGAGCGACTGGACCGATACTTGCTCAGCCTGCTTGAGCGGTATGCGAAGCGATAG
- a CDS encoding transporter yields the protein MAFTPPFGPQGQQQQPPTAPPPMTPPPKPMTSTLAIDPGAITRCLFRNTYIWPRNGQGFWFYPIFVGRTSISGFRWNGFFWMFSGFDLNRIEAFTCV from the coding sequence ATGGCATTTACGCCTCCATTCGGACCGCAAGGCCAGCAGCAGCAACCCCCTACCGCACCGCCGCCGATGACCCCTCCGCCGAAGCCGATGACTTCGACGCTGGCCATCGATCCGGGAGCGATTACCCGCTGCTTGTTCCGCAATACGTATATTTGGCCCCGCAACGGCCAGGGCTTCTGGTTCTACCCGATCTTCGTCGGCCGCACGTCGATCTCGGGCTTCCGCTGGAACGGCTTCTTCTGGATGTTCTCCGGCTTTGATTTAAACCGAATCGAAGCCTTCACTTGCGTGTAA
- a CDS encoding GH36-type glycosyl hydrolase domain-containing protein, translating to MNNSAETSKAPSKIALTNGSLQFTFLNSGDLYQASHGDMFINQVLSNPIDGSLNNVFLRLYAADGAIADVIPLLGVKSQSRFSYSAQAAVWEGTAQGVAYKVVFRLSDRGMWFWDVTLTGSGVTADLVYGQDIGIANRGAVRSNEAYVSQYIGHSVFEDEAKGYVICSRQNQPQGGKFPYLQQGALTRAVGYSTDGFQLFGLSYKEDSVAAGLKQPSLANEVYQYEFAYAALQSERIQLDGSARIVFYGLFSENHADAIASLEYGAEVAEAWAQVADQPLEAVQEAAKVAIKPNIGQPVQAVSLTQADIEKRYPARRLEERDGDTLLAFFTPTHEHVVLKEKELRVERPHGHMLMSGNNDKINEHVLASTTFMYGMFNSHIVVGNTSFNKMMSNARSALNMFKTSGQRIYVELEGSYRLLALPSAYELGFNYAKWIYQLAEDSIVVTSFTTVDSPEVRLQVASESGKAYRYLVTNQVTMDNNEYEVPFRMEQEGDVITFRADDRSYSRSIYPDLSYRMKVTGAAARIGDERVLAENVQPGDASLVVLEVEASAQWSMTIQGLLYGQELPFAEREVEEEAAKYREFYKDVMNGFRLSLADGAETAELGKFNTLAWWYTQNMLVHFSTPHGLEQYGGAAWGSRDVCQGPIEYFMATQKYGVVRDILQTVFSHQYEDTGNWPQWFMYDKYIKVQSEESHGDIIVWPLKVIGDYLNVTKDYSILEEQIPYMDRHKFEYTENKDTLLGHVLKEIAYIKEHFLHGTHLSSYGDGDWDDTLQPANANLKKYLVSSWTVALTYQAMNNLAAALAGYKKELSDELGELAAGIQADFNRFMLPTGVIPGFLYMENQEQVKIMIHPEEQETGIQYRLLPMTRSMIGELLTKEQAEAHFSIIKEKLYCPDGVRLMNRPAAYNGGVSTRFKRAEQASNFGREIGLQYVHAHIRFIEAMAKLGYQDEAWKGLQVINPVGLQDVVPNAEIRQSNAYFSSSDGKFNDRYEAQERFDELRQGKVQVKGGWRVYSSGPGIYMNQLITNCLGIRQDGGDLVIDPVLPKHLNGLQFSFAFLGQPVKFVYHLEGGSQRRVTINGAEAGLQETANRYRQGGVRISRESLQAALSAEQNVIEIYM from the coding sequence AACGGAAGCTTGCAGTTTACTTTTTTGAACAGCGGTGACTTGTATCAAGCCTCCCACGGGGACATGTTCATCAATCAAGTGCTTTCCAATCCGATCGACGGATCGCTTAACAATGTATTTCTAAGATTGTACGCGGCTGACGGCGCAATTGCCGATGTCATTCCGCTGCTTGGCGTCAAGTCGCAAAGCCGATTCTCCTACTCGGCACAAGCCGCCGTATGGGAAGGCACGGCACAAGGCGTTGCCTACAAGGTTGTTTTCCGTTTGTCGGATCGCGGCATGTGGTTCTGGGATGTGACCTTGACAGGCAGTGGCGTCACAGCCGACTTGGTATACGGCCAGGACATCGGCATTGCCAACCGCGGCGCCGTTCGTTCCAACGAAGCGTACGTTTCGCAATACATCGGCCATTCCGTATTTGAAGACGAAGCGAAGGGCTACGTGATCTGCTCTAGACAGAACCAGCCGCAGGGCGGGAAATTCCCTTACTTGCAGCAAGGCGCGCTTACACGCGCTGTCGGTTACTCGACGGACGGATTCCAGCTGTTCGGCTTGTCGTATAAAGAAGACAGCGTAGCGGCAGGGCTTAAGCAGCCATCGCTCGCGAATGAAGTGTATCAATACGAGTTTGCCTATGCGGCGCTGCAATCCGAGCGGATTCAGCTGGACGGCTCGGCGCGCATCGTATTTTACGGCTTGTTTAGCGAAAATCACGCCGATGCGATCGCATCGCTCGAATATGGCGCCGAAGTAGCCGAAGCGTGGGCGCAAGTGGCGGATCAGCCGCTGGAAGCCGTTCAAGAAGCGGCGAAGGTTGCCATCAAGCCGAACATCGGCCAGCCGGTTCAAGCCGTATCCTTGACGCAAGCGGATATCGAGAAGCGCTATCCGGCACGTCGGCTGGAGGAGCGGGACGGCGATACGCTGCTGGCGTTCTTCACGCCGACGCACGAGCATGTCGTGCTGAAGGAGAAGGAGCTTCGCGTTGAGCGTCCGCACGGCCACATGCTGATGAGCGGCAACAACGACAAAATCAATGAGCATGTGCTGGCATCGACGACGTTCATGTACGGCATGTTCAACTCTCATATCGTAGTAGGCAACACGTCCTTCAACAAAATGATGTCCAACGCCCGCAGCGCGCTCAACATGTTCAAGACATCCGGTCAGCGCATCTATGTCGAGCTTGAGGGCAGCTACCGCCTGCTGGCGCTCCCGTCCGCATACGAGCTTGGCTTCAACTATGCGAAGTGGATCTATCAGCTGGCCGAGGACAGCATCGTCGTGACGAGCTTTACGACGGTCGATTCGCCTGAGGTGCGGCTGCAGGTTGCTTCCGAGAGCGGCAAAGCGTACCGCTACCTGGTGACAAACCAAGTCACGATGGACAACAACGAATACGAAGTGCCGTTCCGTATGGAGCAAGAGGGCGATGTTATTACGTTCCGCGCGGACGATCGTTCGTACAGCCGTTCCATTTACCCGGATCTGAGCTACCGCATGAAGGTTACGGGCGCTGCTGCGCGCATCGGCGACGAGCGCGTGCTCGCCGAGAACGTACAGCCTGGCGATGCATCGCTGGTCGTGCTGGAAGTTGAGGCATCCGCGCAGTGGAGCATGACGATCCAAGGCTTGCTTTATGGACAAGAGCTTCCTTTTGCAGAGCGCGAGGTGGAGGAAGAGGCGGCCAAGTACCGCGAGTTCTACAAGGACGTCATGAACGGCTTCCGCCTGTCGCTGGCTGACGGCGCCGAAACCGCGGAGCTGGGCAAGTTCAACACGCTCGCTTGGTGGTACACGCAGAACATGCTCGTGCACTTCTCCACGCCGCACGGTCTTGAGCAGTACGGCGGCGCAGCTTGGGGATCGCGCGACGTTTGCCAAGGTCCGATCGAATATTTCATGGCGACGCAAAAATACGGCGTTGTCCGCGATATCCTTCAAACGGTGTTCTCGCATCAGTATGAAGATACAGGCAACTGGCCGCAATGGTTCATGTACGACAAGTACATCAAAGTGCAATCCGAAGAAAGCCATGGCGACATTATCGTTTGGCCGCTCAAGGTAATCGGCGATTACTTGAACGTGACCAAGGACTACAGCATTTTGGAAGAGCAAATTCCGTATATGGACCGTCACAAGTTCGAATACACGGAAAATAAAGATACGCTGCTTGGCCACGTGCTGAAAGAAATCGCGTACATCAAGGAGCATTTCCTGCACGGTACGCATCTGTCGTCGTACGGCGACGGCGATTGGGACGATACGCTGCAGCCTGCCAATGCGAATCTGAAGAAATATTTGGTCAGCAGCTGGACCGTAGCGCTTACGTACCAAGCGATGAACAATCTTGCCGCGGCGCTTGCCGGCTACAAGAAAGAGCTGTCGGACGAGCTTGGCGAGCTGGCGGCAGGCATTCAAGCCGACTTCAACCGCTTCATGCTGCCGACAGGCGTCATCCCGGGCTTCCTGTACATGGAAAATCAGGAGCAGGTGAAGATCATGATCCACCCGGAGGAGCAGGAAACCGGGATTCAATACCGTTTGCTGCCGATGACGCGCAGTATGATCGGCGAGCTGCTCACGAAGGAGCAGGCGGAAGCGCACTTCAGCATCATCAAAGAGAAGCTGTACTGCCCGGACGGCGTACGCCTCATGAACCGCCCGGCAGCCTACAACGGCGGCGTAAGCACGCGCTTCAAGCGGGCGGAGCAGGCGTCCAACTTCGGACGGGAAATCGGCTTGCAGTACGTGCACGCGCATATCCGGTTCATCGAAGCGATGGCGAAGCTCGGCTATCAGGACGAGGCTTGGAAAGGTCTGCAAGTGATCAATCCGGTCGGCTTGCAGGACGTGGTGCCGAATGCGGAAATCCGTCAGAGCAACGCGTACTTCAGCAGCTCGGACGGCAAGTTCAACGACCGCTACGAAGCGCAGGAGCGCTTCGACGAGCTGCGTCAGGGCAAGGTTCAGGTGAAAGGCGGATGGAGAGTATACTCCAGCGGCCCGGGAATCTACATGAACCAGCTGATCACGAACTGCCTCGGCATTCGCCAAGACGGCGGCGACCTGGTTATCGACCCGGTATTGCCGAAGCATCTGAACGGCCTGCAGTTCTCGTTCGCGTTCCTGGGTCAGCCGGTCAAGTTCGTCTACCATCTGGAAGGCGGATCGCAGCGCCGCGTTACGATCAACGGCGCGGAAGCCGGCTTGCAGGAGACGGCTAACCGGTACCGTCAAGGCGGCGTGCGGATTAGCCGCGAGTCGCTCCAAGCGGCTTTGAGCGCGGAGCAAAACGTGATTGAAATTTATATGTAA